A region from the Microcebus murinus isolate Inina chromosome 27, M.murinus_Inina_mat1.0, whole genome shotgun sequence genome encodes:
- the CDC37 gene encoding hsp90 co-chaperone Cdc37 has protein sequence MVDYSVWDHIEVSDDEDETHPNIDTASLFRWRHQARVERMEQFQKEKEELDRGCRECKRKVADCQRKLKELEVAEGGKAELERLQAEAQQLRKEERSWEQKLEEMRKKEKSMPWNVDTLSKDGFSKSMVNIKPEKAEEDSEEVREQKHKTFVEKYEKQIKHFGMLRRWDDSQKYLSDNVHLVCEETANYLVIWCIDLEVEEKCALMEQVAHQTIVMQFIIELAKSLKVDPRACFRQFFTKIKTADRQYMEGFNDELEAFKERVRDRAKLRIEKAMKEYEEEERKKRLGPGGLDPVEVYESLPEELQKCFDVKDVQMLQDAISKMDPTDAKYHMQRCIDSGLWVPNSKSSEAKEGEDAGPGDPLLEAKPGDDKDISA, from the exons ATGGTGGACTACAGCGTGTGGGACCACATCGAGGTGTCTGACGATGAGGACGAGACGCACCCCAACATCGACACGGCCAGCCTCTTCCGCTGGCGGCACCAG GCCCGGGTGGAGCGCATGGAgcagttccagaaggagaaggaggaactGGACAGGGGCTGCCGCGAGTGCAAGCGCAAGGTGGCCGATTGCCAGCGCAAGCTGAAGGAGCTGGAGGTGGCCGAGGGCGGCAAGGCGGAGCTGGAGCGGCTGCAGGCCGAGGCGCAGCAGCTGCGCAAGGAGGAGCGGAGCTGGGAGCAGAAGCTGGAGGAGATGCGCAAGAAGGAGAAGAGCATGCCCTGGAACGTGGACACGCTCAGCAAAGATGGCTTCAGCAAG AGCATGGTTAACATCAAGCCCGAGAAGGCGGAGGAGGACTcggaggaggtgagggagcagAAACACAAGACGTTCGTGGAAAAGTACGAGAAACAGATCAAGCACTTTG GCATGCTCCGCCGCTGGGACGACAGTCAGAAGTACCTGTCAGACAACGTCCACCTGGTGTGCGAGGAGACAGCCAATTACTTGGTCATCTGGTGCATTGACCTagaggtggaggag AAATGTGCACTCATGGAGCAGGTGGCCCACCAGACCATCGTCATGCAGTTCATCATTGAGCTGGCCAAGAGTCTGAAGGTGGACCCCAGGGCCTGCTTCCGGCAGTTCTTCACAAAGATTAAG aCGGCTGACCGCCAGTACATGGAGGGCTTTAACGATGAGCTGGAAGCCTTCAAGGAGCGGGTGCGGGACCGGGCCAAGCTGCGCATCGAGAAGGCCATGAAGGAGTACGAGGAGGAAGAGCGCAAGAAGCGGCTGGGCCCCGGGGGCCTGGACCCCGTCGAGGTCTACGAGTCCCTCCCTGAG GAACTCCAGAAGTGCTTCGATGTGAAGGATGTACAGATGCTGCAAGATGCCATCAGCAAAATGGACCCCACC GACGCAAAGTACCACATGCAGCGCTGCATCGACTCTGGCCTCTGGGTCCCCAACTCAAAGTCCAGCGAGGCCAAGGAGGGGGAGGATGCAGGCCCCGGGGACCCACTGCTGGAAGCCAAGCCAGGCGATGACAAAGATATCAGCGCGTGA